A single Anopheles maculipalpis chromosome 3RL, idAnoMacuDA_375_x, whole genome shotgun sequence DNA region contains:
- the LOC126562397 gene encoding dnaJ homolog subfamily A member 1 → MVKETGFYDVLGVKPGCSPEDLKKAYRKLAMKYHPDKNPNEGERFKQISMAYEVLSDPEKKAIYDEGGEAAIKQGGAGGAGGFHSPMDIFDVLINGGMGSRREQRGQDLVHKLAVTLEELYSGATRKLSLQKSVICDGCDGIGGKKGTVHKCAPCNGTGIVTKVHHIMPGFMQHNKVACRACQGQGEVFDEKHKCKKCDGQKKVRDKKILDVHIEKGMQNGQKIVFSGEGDQEPGLQPGDIVITLAEKSHPVFRRSGKDLLMEMRLELSEALCGFQKVITTLDKRSLVITSLPGEVIKHSAFKCIMDEGMPQWKNPFEKGRLIIQFRVVFPDSLPGDAAKLLEQCLPPKPSEVIPLDVEMVELVELEPEHMNRNQYKNAYEEDDEEGGTPGVRIQQCATS, encoded by the coding sequence ATGGTGAAGGAAACGGGATTTTACGACGTACTCGGGGTAAAGCCTGGCTGCTCCCCGGAAGACCTGAAAAAGGCGTACAGAAAGCTCGCGATGAAGTACCATCCGGACAAAAACCCGAACGAGGGTGAGCGCTTCAAGCAAATTTCAATGGCGTACGAGGTACTCTCGGACCCGGAAAAGAAAGCGATCTATGACGAGGGGGGCGAGGCCGCCATCAAGCAGGGTGGTGCGGGAGGTGCGGGCGGTTTCCACAGCCCGATGGACATCTTTGACGTGCTGATTAACGGCGGAATGGGCAGCAGGCGGGAGCAGCGCGGCCAGGATCTTGTGCACAAATTGGCCGTGACGCTCGAGGAGCTGTACAGTGGCGCAACCCGGAAGCTGTCCCTGCAAAAGAGCGTTATCTGTGATGGGTGCGATGGCATCGGTGGCAAGAAGGGTACGGTGCACAAGTGCGCCCCCTGCAACGGTACGGGCATCGTGACGAAAGTGCACCACATCATGCCCGGCTTCATGCAGCACAACAAAGTGGCGTGCCGTGCCTGCCAGGGCCAGGGCGAGGTGTTTGACGAGAAGCATAAATGCAAAAAGTGCGACGGCCAGAAGAAGGTGCGCGACAAGAAGATACTGGACGTACACATCGAGAAGGGAATGCAGAACGGCCAGAAGATCGTGTTCAGCGGCGAAGGCGACCAGGAACCGGGTCTGCAGCCGGGTGACATTGTGATAACGCTGGCAGAGAAAAGTCATCCGGTGTTTAGGCGTTCCGGCAAGGATTTGCTGATGGAGATGCGGCTGGAGCTGTCCGAGGCGTTGTGTGGCTTCCAGAAGGTGATCACTACGCTGGACAAGCGAAGTCTCGTCATTACCTCGCTGCCCGGCGAAGTCATCAAGCATTCGGCCTTCAAGTGTATCATGGACGAGGGTATGCCGCAGTGGAAGAATCCGTTCGAGAAGGGACGGCTCATCATCCAGTTCCGGGTCGTGTTTCCGGACTCGCTGCCGGGCGATGCGGCGAAGCTGCTGGAACAATGTTTGCCCCCGAAACCCTCCGAAGTAATTCCGCTGGACGTGGAAATGGTGGAGCTGGTCGAGCTCGAACCGGAGCATATGAACCGCAACCAATACAAGAACGCGTACGAAGAGGACGACGAGGAAGGTGGCACTCCGGGCGTAAGGATTCAGCAGTGTGCCACGAGCTAA
- the LOC126562583 gene encoding retinol dehydrogenase 13-like → MSIFRNKLILAGSAIGTLLGGVVLLKDRMQGAVFEKNVRADGKVVIITGANTGIGKETAHYLARRGAHVYMACRDMKKCEEAREEIVLDTRNPLVYCRECDLASMQSIRQFVKQFKSEQQRLDILINNAGVMRCPRTLTKEGIELQLGVNHMGHFLLTNLLLDTLKLSAPSRIVVVSSLAHTRGQIALDDLNSSKSYDEAKAYEQSKLANVLFTRELARRLEGTGVTVNALHPGIVDTELMRHMGIFNSWFSGIFVRPFVWPFLKSPLYGAQTTVYAALDPDLEKVSGQYFSDCAPKEVAEQAKDDQVAKWLWAVSEKWTGTLTGTAAVS, encoded by the exons ATGTCAATAtttcgaaataaattaattctgGCCGGTAGTGCAATCGGCACTCTGCTAGGTGGCGTCGTTTTGTTAAA GGATCGTATGCAAGGCGCCGTTTTCGAGAAGAATGTACGAGCGGATGGAAAGGTAGTCATAATTACCGGAGCAAATACCGGCATCGGGAAGGAGACGGCCCATTACCTAGCGCGCCGCGGTGCCCATGTGTACATGGCTTGTCGGGATATGAAGAAATGTGAAGAAGCGCGCGAAGAGATCGTGCTGGACACGAGAAACCCGCTAGTTTATTGTCGCGAATGTGATCTCGCTTCGATGCAATCCATCCGACAGTTTGTTAAGCA ATTCAAATCAGAACAGCAACGGTTGGACATTCTCATAAACAATGCGGGAGTGATGCGTTGCCCACGCACACTCACCAAAGAAGGCATCGAGCTGCAGCTGGGCGTCAATCATATGGGTCACTTTTTGCTCACAAATTTACTGCTCGATACGCTAAAGTTAAGCGCGCCTAGCCGTATCGTGGTCGTGTCCAGCTTAGCCCACACGCGAGGCCAAATAGCGTTGGACGATTTGAACAGCAGCAAATCGTACGATGAAGCTAAAGCGTACGAGCAAAGCAAACTTGCCAATGTACTGTTTACGCGTGAACTGGCCCGCCGGCTCGAGGGTACGGGTGTGACGGTGAACGCACTCCATCCCGGTATCGTCGATACGGAACTGATGCGTCATATGGGCATTTTTAACAGTTGGTTTTCGGGCATATTTGTGCGACCGTTTGTATGGCCGTTCCTAAAATCACCACTGTACGGTGCTCAAACTACAGTGTATGCGGCACTCGACCCGGATTTGGAGAAGGTTAGCGGACAGTACTTTAGCGACTGCGCACCGAAGGAGGTGGCCGAACAGGCGAAAGACGATCAGGTTGCAAAGTGGTTGTGGGCCGTGAGTGAAAAGTGGACTGGCACACTGACTGGAACTGCAGCTGTTTCCTGA
- the LOC126563245 gene encoding protein FAM136A, with product MIEQQKQRIEMEITKQLDDLDRNVLRKMQADMHDCAARCCKDTASSMDTVQQCVERCSIPAQRAQQHVETEINSFNSRLQRCVMDCNDTIKDKMGSNPTESDIAKYTAEFERCAIKCVDKHVAILPNMFSTMRKVLQSRSSS from the exons ATGATTGAACAACAGAAGCAGCGCATTGAGATGGAGATCACCAAACAGTTGGATGATCTCGATCGCAATGTTCTGCGCAAAATGCAA GCTGATATGCACGATTGTGCGGCAAGATGTTGTAAGGATACGGCTTCATCGATGGACACGGTACAGCAGTGCGTTGAACGATGCTCCATCCCTGCACAGCGTGCCCAACAGCATGTGGAAACGGAGATAAACTCCTTCAACAGCCGGCTGCAGCGTTGTGTAATGGATTGCAATGATACAATCAAAGACAAG ATGGGATCGAATCCAACGGAAAGCGATATAGCTAAATATACAGCGGAGTTCGAACGATGTGCCATCAAATGCGTAGATAAGCATGTTGCAATCTTGCCCAATATGTTCTCGACCATGCGGAAAGTTCTGCAAAGCAGGTCATCGTCGTAA
- the LOC126560963 gene encoding zinc finger protein ZFP2-like, with protein sequence CPCIGNLEQSQEQCKTMFYPLQSQFEDGVIELTRSEMLQQDSLALADNKHFVVSLSLGNTLINLNKIKCPQCRKRFDTMEEMEQHRTKHLTENKFKCEICSKEFPSHSSMWKHTKAHTGERPFVCQICNKGFTQLANLQRHDLVHNGLKPFKCPICEKCFTQQANMLKHQLLHTGLKPYKCPVCEKAFSQHANMVKHQMLHTGLKPYKCPVCEKAFTQHANMIKHQMLHTGLKPYKCPVCEKAFTQQANMVKHQMLHTGVKPYKCSTCGKAFAQQANMVKHEMLHTGIKPYKCPTCDKAFAQQANMMKHQMLHTGLKPYKCGTCDKAFAQQANMVKHQMLHTGLKPYKCNTCGKAFAQQANMVKHEMLHTGIKPYKCSVCDKAFAQQANMVKHQMLHSGIKPYKCPTCDKAFAQQANMVKHQMLHTGEKPFKCKTCDKAFSQNANLKKHEMVHLGIRPHTCPLCPKSYSQYSNLKKHLLSHQKQAIKQEQQNGQVMAILYSCQTCKMQFEDIIEFERHTRHCGINSVQQHGVKLENIKSEIDIDGSSNSGMQQHINTTTNGNGPANGANGISVSQSQPPTPMHLPSAILTSVISSSVGSNVTAHNLPPAAHSHHGHVTSNGGILSGIPTGHPHAQQQHTPPGVGLPQHPSAHAQQQQQQQQQQQAHQQQQQQQQGHPQQQQQQLSPLGSHQQHLVLQQQHNLPIHLQQQLSHHLISSHLPHPQDHGASGDLHHQVNFHHPHISHLPNISHKILSPLFHIPPFNNNHST encoded by the exons TGTCCTTGCATCGGCAACCTGGAGCAATCACAGGAACAGTGTAAAACCATGTTCTATCCGCTG CAATCCCAATTCGAGGATGGTGTAATTGAACTAACTCGGTCGGAAATGCTCCAGCAAGATTCGCTGGCACTAGCAGACAATAAACACTTTGTCGTATCGCTGTCCCTGGGCAATACGCTCATCAATCTCAACAAAATCAAGTGTCCACAATGCCGAAAG cGTTTTGATACAATGGAGGAGATGGAACAGCACCGGACCAAGCATTTGACGGAGAACAAGTTTAAGTGCGAGATTTGTAGTAAAGAATTTCCCAGCCATAGTTCGATGTGGAAGCACACCAAGGCACACACCGGTGAAC GTCCTTTCGTGTGTCAGATTTGCAACAAAGGCTTCACCCAGCTGGCCAACCTGCAACGACATGATCTCGTCCACAATG GACTTAAACCGTTCAAGTGTCCGATTTGTGAGAAATGTTTTACGCAACAAGCCAACATGCTGAAACATCAACTACTTCACACCG GACTTAAACCATACAAATGTCCGGTGTGCGAAAAAGCATTCTCTCAACACGCAAACATGGTCAAACATCAAATGCTTCATACAG GTTTGAAGCCTTACAAGTGTCCCGTTTGCGAAAAAGCATTCACCCAACACGCCAACATGATAAAGCATCAAATGTTACATACTG GTCTTAAACCCTACAAATGTCCTGTTTGTGAGAAAGCCTTTACCCAGCAGGCAAACATGGTGAAACATCAAATGTTGCACACCG GCGTTAAACCGTACAAATGTTCCACCTGTGGAAAGGCATTTGCCCAGCAGGCCAACATGGTTAAGCACGAGATGCTTCATACCG gTATTAAACCGTACAAGTGTCCCACCTGTGACAAGGCATTTGCCCAGCAAGCAAACATGATGAAACATCAAATGTTGCATACGG GATTAAAACCGTACAAGTGTGGTACATGTGACAAAGCGTTTGCCCAGCAGGCCAATATGGTTAAACATCAGATGCTTCATACCG GTTTAAAACCGTACAAATGCAATACCTGTGGCAAGGCATTCGCACAGCAGGCCAACATGGTTAAACACGAGATGCTTCATACCG GGATAAAACCATACAAATGTTCGGTGTGCGATAAAGCCTTTGCCCAGCAGGCCAACATGGTTAAACATCAGATGCTCCACAGCG GAATCAAACCATACAAATGTCCAACTTGCGATAAAGCATTTGCTCAACAGGCAAACATGGTTAAGCATCAGATGCTCCATACGG GGGAGAAACCATTCAAATGCAAAACCTGTGATAAGGCATTCTCTCAAAATGCCAACCTGAAAAAGCACGAAATGGTCCATCTCGGCATACGGCCCCACACCTGCCCACTGTGCCCGAAGTCCTATTCGCAGTATTCGAACCTGAAGAAACATCTGCTCAGCCATCAGAAGCAGGCGATCAAGCAGGAGCAGCAAAACGGTCAGGTGATGGC CATTCTCTACAGCTGCCAGACGTGCAAGATGCAGTTCGAGGATATCATCGAGTTTGAGCGGCACACGCGACATTGTGGCATCAACAGCGTTCAGCAGCACGGTGTCAAGCTGGAAAACATCAAGAGCGAGATAGACATCGACGGCAGCTCGAACTCGGGGATGCAGCAACAcatcaacaccaccaccaatggTAATGGTCCAGCGAATGGTGCGAACGGTATTAGCGTTAGTCAATCGCAACCGCCCACCCCGATGCATCTTCCTTCGGCCATCCTCACCTCAGTCATTTCGTCGTCGGTTGGTTCGAACGTAACTGCACACAATCTACCACCGGCGGCACACTCTCATCATGGGCATGTGACGTCGAACGGTGGCATACTGTCCGGCATACCGACCGGCCATCCACAtgctcaacaacaacacactccACCGGGTGTTGGTCTTCCACAGCATCCTTCCGCTCATgctcaacaacagcagcagcagcaacaacagcaacaagcacatcaacagcagcagcagcaacaacaaggacatccacaacagcagcagcaacaactgtCACCGCTCGGtagccaccagcagcatctcgtactgcaacagcagcacaaccTTCCGATCCATCTGCAGCAGCAACTGTCGCACCATCTGATCAGTTCGCATCTGCCCCACCCGCAGGACCACGGTGCGTCCGGCGATCTGCACCATCAGGTGAACTTCCACCATCCGCACATCTCCCATCTGCCCAACATATCGCACAAGATCCTGTCGCCCCTGTTCCACATTCCGCCGTTCAACAACAATCACAGCACATAA